One segment of Fuscovulum ytuae DNA contains the following:
- a CDS encoding LytTR family DNA-binding domain-containing protein, which yields MALIPAPIISTSMDEIRPILRSKVFWVFLCALSAVLALAGPFGTAASLSIPLRLIYWPLIVVTTGTVGFVVGFVGCDVIHAYGVPKWLASLFSGVVCGLPVAAIVFTVNAVFLSPGDLSIEDGPLALSILAISTVISFATYLGFFADRPTGPVLPPYTGRPRLLDRLPEDQRGPLISLEATDHYTRVTTDQGSAMILLRFSDAIAEAAPTPGLRLHRSHWVAIDRIAATQRDGPRAVVTTTDGREIPVSRANVPALEEAGLLPPR from the coding sequence ATGGCCCTGATCCCCGCCCCGATCATCTCGACCTCGATGGACGAAATCCGTCCGATCCTGCGCAGCAAGGTCTTCTGGGTCTTTCTCTGCGCCCTCTCGGCGGTGCTGGCTCTGGCTGGCCCCTTCGGCACGGCGGCCAGCCTGTCCATTCCGCTCCGTCTGATCTACTGGCCCTTGATCGTGGTGACGACGGGCACTGTCGGCTTTGTCGTTGGCTTCGTCGGCTGCGACGTGATCCACGCCTATGGCGTGCCGAAATGGCTGGCCTCGCTCTTTTCGGGCGTGGTCTGCGGCCTGCCCGTGGCGGCCATCGTCTTCACCGTGAACGCCGTGTTCCTCTCGCCCGGCGACCTGTCGATTGAGGATGGCCCCCTCGCCCTCTCTATCCTCGCGATCTCGACGGTGATCTCTTTCGCAACCTATCTGGGCTTCTTCGCCGACCGCCCCACAGGCCCCGTCCTGCCGCCTTACACAGGCCGCCCCCGGCTTCTGGACCGGTTGCCCGAAGACCAGCGCGGCCCCCTCATCTCGCTCGAGGCGACGGACCATTACACCCGCGTCACCACAGATCAAGGCAGCGCAATGATCCTGTTGCGCTTTTCCGACGCGATTGCCGAGGCGGCACCCACCCCGGGCCTGCGCCTGCACAGGTCGCATTGGGTGGCGATTGACCGCATCGCCGCCACGCAACGCGATGGCCCCCGCGCCGTTGTCACCACGACCGATGGCCGGGAAATTCCCGTCAGCCGCGCCAATGTCCCCGCGCTGGAAGAGGCGGGCCTCCTGCCGCCCCGCTGA
- a CDS encoding LytTR family DNA-binding domain-containing protein, with amino-acid sequence MESAYVILRDRRFWAGLTGLGLVLGVAGPFGTVTSLPLLPRIAYWLFMVYLTGPFGLLCSRAFSAGLRRLGLSDLPAGMFAGALTGLPITVLVHGANAILLAPGDLALDPIPLSLSLIGISIAISFAVTLAFHRLPETPAPADTAATASEPSPRLLERLPADLRAPLISLEATDHYTRVTTDQGSVMILLRFADAIAEAAPTPGLRVHRSHWVALDRIAAVRRDGPRAVVTTSDGRDIPVSRANVPALQAAGRLPQG; translated from the coding sequence ATGGAATCTGCATATGTTATCCTTCGGGACCGGCGCTTCTGGGCCGGCCTCACGGGTTTGGGCCTGGTTCTGGGCGTCGCGGGGCCCTTCGGAACGGTCACAAGCCTGCCCCTTCTTCCCCGCATCGCCTATTGGCTGTTCATGGTCTATCTGACTGGGCCATTTGGCCTGCTTTGTTCGCGGGCCTTTTCCGCAGGCCTGCGCCGCCTTGGCCTTTCCGATCTGCCCGCCGGGATGTTCGCCGGGGCGTTGACGGGCCTGCCAATCACCGTCCTTGTCCATGGCGCGAATGCCATCCTGCTGGCCCCCGGCGATCTCGCGCTTGATCCGATCCCCTTGTCGCTCTCGCTCATCGGAATCTCCATCGCCATCAGTTTCGCGGTCACCTTGGCCTTTCACAGGCTCCCCGAAACGCCGGCCCCCGCCGATACTGCCGCCACTGCGTCCGAGCCATCCCCCCGCCTTCTTGAACGCCTTCCCGCCGACCTTCGCGCCCCCCTGATCTCGCTTGAGGCGACCGACCATTACACCCGCGTCACCACCGATCAGGGCAGCGTGATGATCCTTCTGCGCTTCGCCGACGCCATCGCCGAGGCAGCGCCGACCCCCGGCCTGCGCGTGCATCGGTCGCACTGGGTGGCGCTTGATCGTATCGCCGCCGTGCGCCGCGACGGCCCCCGCGCCGTCGTCACAACCAGCGATGGCCGCGACATCCCTGTCAGCCGTGCGAATGTGCCCGCGCTTCAGGCAGCAGGCCGTCTCCCACAGGGCTGA
- the lipB gene encoding lipoyl(octanoyl) transferase LipB: MVEWTHLPGLSPYLPTLAAMEARVAEIAQGTAPEAIWLLEHPPLYTAGTSAKRADLVDPDRFPVHETGRGGQYTYHGPGQRVIYCMLDVGARGRDVRCFVRALENWVIATLAEFNVKGEIRPGRVGVWVTRPDRAPNADGTPAEDKIAAIGVKLRRWISFHGISINVEPDLSHFSGIIPCGIADHGVTSLVDLGLPVTMADLDAALMATFPRFFPEGAPLQPDGRAPASCTIG, encoded by the coding sequence ATGGTCGAATGGACCCATCTTCCGGGCCTAAGCCCCTATCTGCCCACCCTCGCCGCGATGGAGGCGCGCGTGGCCGAAATCGCCCAAGGCACCGCGCCCGAGGCGATCTGGCTTCTGGAACACCCCCCGCTCTACACTGCCGGAACCTCGGCCAAACGTGCCGATCTCGTCGATCCCGATCGTTTTCCCGTGCATGAAACAGGGCGCGGTGGGCAATATACCTATCACGGCCCCGGTCAGCGGGTGATCTATTGCATGCTCGACGTCGGCGCGCGCGGGCGCGATGTGCGCTGCTTCGTCCGAGCCTTGGAAAACTGGGTCATCGCAACCCTTGCCGAATTCAACGTGAAAGGGGAAATCCGCCCCGGCCGCGTCGGGGTCTGGGTCACCCGCCCCGACCGCGCGCCCAATGCCGACGGCACACCCGCCGAAGACAAGATCGCGGCCATCGGCGTAAAACTTCGCCGCTGGATCAGCTTTCACGGCATTTCCATCAATGTGGAACCCGACCTGTCGCATTTTTCCGGCATCATTCCCTGCGGGATCGCCGATCATGGCGTGACAAGCCTTGTCGATCTGGGCCTTCCCGTCACCATGGCCGATCTTGACGCGGCCCTGATGGCCACCTTCCCCCGCTTTTTCCCCGAAGGCGCACCGCTGCAACCCGATGGCCGCGCCCCGGCCAGTTGCACAATAGGCTAA
- a CDS encoding class I SAM-dependent methyltransferase: MSSGCVLCGAKGTEVVSRTDRHGQPLMTVLCSGCGVLRNDPVPTPEELDRFYRKDYRESYKGATEPRLRQVWRNLERLKVHFIEFRDIYSRGGDWLDLGSGSGEFTFLGKHLGAEMTAVEPHEGYAAYCREKLDLDVAGRTLEECDFPEGRFDLIRLSHVLEHMRDPVASLTTLRGWLRPGGVLYIEVPNIEAEARNKLQGRMFHFGHIYNYNPVTLRHVAARAGLVELPETAARCAGRCVGFFTAGEGGVQPDQALIANADRMREAMRAHNARRLPEPEDGTALGRFLRTMTARLREARSGQRMKTHRAIADAAAADLERSLKRLMGRD, from the coding sequence ATGTCATCGGGCTGCGTGCTGTGCGGGGCGAAGGGAACAGAGGTGGTTTCCCGAACGGATCGCCATGGGCAACCCCTGATGACCGTGCTGTGTTCCGGCTGTGGTGTGCTGCGGAACGACCCAGTGCCGACGCCGGAGGAGCTGGATCGGTTTTACCGGAAGGATTACCGCGAAAGCTATAAAGGGGCGACAGAGCCGCGCCTGCGGCAGGTCTGGCGCAATCTGGAGCGGCTGAAGGTTCATTTCATCGAATTCCGCGACATCTATTCGCGCGGCGGTGACTGGCTTGATCTGGGATCGGGGAGCGGGGAGTTCACCTTTCTGGGCAAGCATCTGGGCGCGGAGATGACGGCTGTGGAGCCGCATGAAGGCTATGCCGCCTATTGCCGGGAAAAACTGGATCTGGATGTGGCGGGGCGGACGCTGGAGGAATGCGATTTCCCCGAAGGCCGTTTCGACCTGATCCGGCTGAGCCATGTTTTGGAACATATGCGCGATCCGGTGGCGTCTTTGACCACCCTGCGCGGCTGGCTGCGGCCCGGTGGCGTTCTGTATATCGAGGTGCCCAATATTGAGGCCGAGGCACGCAACAAGTTGCAGGGCCGGATGTTCCATTTCGGGCATATCTACAATTACAACCCAGTGACATTGCGCCATGTGGCGGCGCGGGCGGGGTTGGTGGAACTGCCCGAGACGGCGGCGCGGTGCGCGGGGCGTTGCGTGGGGTTCTTTACGGCGGGCGAGGGCGGGGTGCAGCCGGATCAGGCGCTGATCGCCAATGCCGACCGGATGCGCGAGGCGATGCGGGCGCATAATGCCCGCCGCCTGCCGGAGCCAGAGGATGGGACGGCGCTGGGCCGGTTCCTGCGGACGATGACGGCGCGGCTGCGCGAGGCGCGGTCTGGGCAGCGGATGAAGACGCATCGCGCCATCGCCGATGCCGCCGCGGCCGATCTGGAACGCAGTCTGAAGCGGCTGATGGGGCGTGATTGA
- a CDS encoding Hint domain-containing protein: protein MATYVIDGYAVGAIAVTGGGTPVAGSTFRLDPNWSASTAALTITVTDDDTGFSGSAAAVLDGSQTGVVVTASGATLASGTIRLGNGFAVSDPVAGAVTLYQVIVGGTVVGYVASAPLQPGVMYTVGSVTATTAAGVPYGSLAMLDHEQAADNALTGGSGNDSLSGGAGNDTLDGGAGNDTILGGSGNDVITGGAGTDSLLGEDGDDTFIVTDGSGVDSIFGGAGNDTISFATASVGVNVQFSGTGNGTQALVGVGAVAFTGIEGIEGSGFNDTLNAASSGGDVTLSGNGGADTITGGGGADALFGGADDDSILGNAGADLIDGGDGSDRLFGGTGDNILFGGAGDDRLEASTGDDILVGGAGSDSLFAGDGADVLDGGDDADSLYGGNGADVLDGGAGDDLLDGGSQNDTIQGGLGDDSLLGQAGNDRFLMEENGGRDTLIGGSGTDTIDTTLITSGVTINYTFTGSGTFTAAGTSASMSSIERAVTGSGDDTIFGGTGADYVETGDGTDSLFGGGGSDTFFAGGGNDLVDGGSSSDTLYGGDGDDTLIGGTGSDSLFGDEGDDRFVIRSSDGSDTLFGGTGNDTLDFSGFTTAVTANFSGAGAGSVSSSAGTTFFSEMEILETGSGNDTINGGSGADTVFAGAGNDQIFGGGGADSLFGGDGRDRLEGGDGNDTLIGGAGIDTLFGGRGLDIIDYSASDAAVSINLRTWTALGGDAQGDVLAGVDGVIGSAFDDTIIGFDDESSNPSDFYYNIFDGGAGNDLIEGRGGSDALFGGADNDTVLGGDGNDTVEGGDGQDILFGDAGNDSVFGGAGNDTIVGGAGNDTLAGGEGRDVFVFSGGGGTDQINDLDLTLVDGQFTDRIDVSALVDAQGNPVNWADAVVTSDGAGGALVTFPGGEVIRLVGIDPALISTKPALVSLGVPCFGTGTLILTDRGEVPVEAIRAGDRVMTLDHGLQPVIWAGGRHLDRAALEAEPLLRPVLIRDGAMGNRGDVIVSPNHAVLAEVEGREMLVRAKHLAEMGDPRFRIAKGRREVGYHHLLLERHGIVFAQGMATETLYPGPMAVAALGPQVAAEIAAAFPLLAPVLAGVVEAEALYGQRARPVAKRRMIFRADRGGLRSAA from the coding sequence ATGGCCACTTATGTGATCGACGGCTATGCCGTCGGTGCCATTGCAGTCACGGGGGGAGGCACCCCCGTTGCCGGGTCAACCTTTCGGTTGGACCCGAATTGGTCGGCGTCTACTGCGGCGCTGACCATTACCGTCACGGATGACGATACGGGCTTTTCGGGATCGGCGGCGGCTGTTCTGGATGGAAGCCAGACCGGGGTTGTGGTGACGGCTTCGGGCGCGACGCTGGCATCGGGGACGATCCGGCTGGGGAATGGCTTTGCCGTCAGCGATCCGGTGGCGGGGGCGGTCACGCTTTATCAGGTGATCGTTGGCGGGACGGTGGTGGGCTATGTCGCCTCGGCCCCGTTGCAGCCGGGGGTGATGTATACGGTCGGGTCGGTCACGGCGACCACCGCGGCAGGCGTGCCCTATGGCAGCCTTGCGATGCTTGATCATGAACAGGCGGCCGACAATGCCCTGACTGGCGGAAGCGGCAATGACTCGCTGTCCGGGGGAGCGGGCAACGATACGCTGGACGGTGGCGCGGGGAATGACACGATCCTTGGCGGGTCCGGCAATGACGTGATCACGGGCGGGGCGGGAACCGACAGCCTGCTGGGCGAAGATGGCGACGACACATTCATCGTGACCGATGGCAGCGGCGTCGATTCCATCTTTGGCGGCGCTGGGAACGATACGATCAGTTTTGCCACCGCTTCAGTCGGGGTGAATGTCCAGTTCAGCGGGACGGGGAACGGGACGCAGGCGCTTGTTGGGGTTGGGGCGGTTGCCTTTACCGGGATCGAGGGGATCGAAGGCAGCGGGTTCAACGACACGCTGAATGCCGCGTCGAGCGGGGGCGATGTCACGCTTTCGGGGAATGGCGGGGCGGATACGATCACCGGCGGGGGCGGGGCGGATGCCCTGTTCGGCGGTGCGGATGACGACTCGATCCTTGGGAATGCCGGGGCGGACCTGATCGATGGGGGCGACGGGTCGGACCGCCTGTTCGGCGGGACGGGTGACAATATTCTGTTCGGCGGGGCCGGGGATGACCGGTTGGAAGCGTCGACCGGCGATGACATCTTGGTCGGCGGCGCGGGCAGTGACAGCCTCTTTGCCGGGGACGGGGCCGATGTTCTGGACGGGGGCGACGACGCGGACTCGCTTTATGGCGGGAACGGCGCGGATGTTCTGGATGGCGGGGCCGGTGACGACCTCTTGGATGGCGGGTCGCAGAATGACACGATCCAGGGTGGTCTGGGCGATGACTCGCTCTTGGGTCAGGCAGGAAATGACCGCTTTCTCATGGAAGAGAACGGCGGTCGCGACACGCTGATCGGCGGGAGCGGCACTGATACGATCGACACCACGCTGATCACATCGGGCGTGACGATCAATTATACTTTCACCGGGTCGGGGACGTTCACGGCGGCCGGGACATCGGCCAGCATGTCTTCGATTGAAAGGGCGGTGACAGGCAGTGGCGATGACACGATCTTTGGCGGAACCGGGGCGGATTACGTAGAGACCGGCGACGGCACGGACAGCCTGTTCGGCGGGGGCGGGTCTGACACGTTCTTTGCCGGGGGCGGCAATGATCTGGTCGATGGCGGATCAAGCAGCGACACGCTTTATGGCGGGGATGGGGACGACACGCTGATCGGCGGGACGGGAAGCGATTCCCTTTTTGGCGATGAGGGCGATGATCGTTTCGTTATAAGGTCAAGCGACGGGTCGGACACGCTGTTTGGCGGGACCGGGAATGACACGCTTGATTTCAGTGGTTTCACCACGGCGGTGACGGCGAATTTCTCGGGGGCGGGGGCTGGTTCTGTCTCGAGCAGCGCGGGCACGACGTTCTTTTCCGAGATGGAAATCCTTGAGACCGGGTCAGGCAATGACACGATCAACGGGGGATCGGGGGCGGATACGGTCTTTGCCGGGGCGGGCAATGACCAGATCTTCGGCGGCGGCGGTGCGGATAGCCTGTTTGGCGGGGATGGGCGCGACCGGCTGGAAGGCGGGGATGGCAATGACACGCTGATCGGCGGAGCGGGGATCGATACCCTGTTCGGTGGGCGTGGGCTTGATATCATCGACTATTCCGCGTCGGATGCGGCGGTTAGCATCAATCTGCGGACATGGACGGCGCTGGGCGGAGATGCGCAGGGCGACGTGCTGGCCGGTGTGGATGGGGTGATCGGGTCAGCCTTTGACGATACGATCATCGGCTTTGACGATGAGAGTTCGAACCCTTCCGACTTTTATTACAACATCTTTGACGGCGGGGCCGGGAACGACCTGATCGAAGGTCGCGGCGGCAGCGACGCGCTGTTTGGCGGCGCTGACAATGACACGGTTCTTGGCGGCGACGGTAATGACACGGTCGAAGGCGGGGATGGCCAAGACATCCTGTTCGGCGATGCGGGCAATGACAGCGTCTTTGGCGGGGCCGGCAATGACACGATCGTCGGCGGGGCCGGGAATGACACGCTGGCCGGGGGGGAGGGGCGCGACGTCTTTGTCTTTTCCGGTGGCGGTGGAACGGATCAGATCAACGATCTGGACCTGACGCTTGTCGACGGGCAGTTCACGGACCGGATCGATGTGTCGGCCTTGGTCGATGCGCAGGGCAATCCGGTCAACTGGGCGGATGCGGTTGTCACCTCGGATGGGGCGGGCGGGGCGCTTGTCACCTTCCCCGGTGGCGAAGTTATCCGCCTTGTGGGGATCGACCCTGCGCTGATTTCGACAAAACCTGCGCTTGTTTCGCTGGGCGTGCCCTGTTTCGGGACGGGGACCTTGATCCTGACGGACCGTGGCGAGGTTCCGGTGGAGGCGATCCGGGCGGGGGATCGGGTGATGACGCTGGACCACGGGTTGCAGCCGGTGATCTGGGCGGGCGGGCGGCATCTGGACCGCGCCGCGCTGGAGGCGGAGCCGTTGTTGCGCCCGGTGTTGATCCGCGATGGGGCGATGGGGAACCGGGGCGATGTGATTGTGTCGCCGAATCATGCGGTTCTGGCCGAGGTGGAGGGGCGCGAGATGCTGGTGCGCGCCAAGCATCTGGCCGAGATGGGCGATCCGCGCTTCCGCATCGCCAAAGGGCGGCGGGAAGTGGGCTATCACCATCTGCTGTTGGAGCGCCATGGCATCGTCTTTGCGCAAGGCATGGCGACCGAGACATTGTATCCCGGTCCGATGGCGGTGGCCGCGCTGGGGCCGCAGGTCGCAGCCGAGATAGCGGCGGCCTTTCCGCTTTTGGCGCCCGTGCTGGCCGGGGTGGTGGAGGCGGAAGCCCTGTATGGTCAGCGGGCACGACCTGTGGCCAAGCGGAGGATGATTTTTCGGGCAGATCGAGGGGGGCTGCGCTCCGCGGCCTGA
- a CDS encoding ABC transporter ATP-binding protein, producing MAATRLNDGFVVFDHVQKSYDGVSLVVKDLNLTIGKGEFLTMLGPSGSGKTTCLMMLAGFETATNGEILLDGRPINQVPPHKRGIGMVFQNYALFPHMTVGENLAFPLEVRGMGKSEREDKIKRALDMVQMGAFANRRPAQLSGGQQQRIALARALVFDPKLVLMDEPLGALDKQLREHMQFEIKHLHESLGITVVYVTHDQGEALTMSDRIAVFNDGRIQQLAPPADLYERPDNSFVAQFIGENNRLEGTVEEIRDGRALVKLATGEVIDATPVNVQSVGQKTLVSIRPERVEFKTDLLPADAHLIEAEVIEVIYMGDLFRTVLKVAGHDDFVIKSRNTLGQRVLTPGEKIKIGWAPQDARALDPV from the coding sequence TTGGCCGCCACGCGCCTGAACGACGGTTTCGTCGTATTTGACCATGTTCAAAAGAGCTATGACGGCGTTTCGCTTGTCGTGAAGGATTTGAACCTGACCATCGGCAAGGGCGAGTTCCTGACCATGCTTGGCCCGTCGGGCAGCGGCAAGACGACCTGCCTGATGATGCTGGCCGGGTTTGAGACGGCCACGAATGGCGAGATTCTGCTGGATGGTCGCCCGATCAATCAGGTTCCGCCGCATAAGCGCGGGATCGGGATGGTGTTCCAGAACTATGCGCTGTTTCCGCATATGACTGTGGGAGAGAACCTTGCCTTCCCCTTGGAAGTGCGGGGGATGGGCAAGTCCGAGCGCGAGGATAAGATCAAGCGCGCGCTGGACATGGTGCAGATGGGGGCCTTTGCCAACCGTCGTCCTGCCCAGCTTTCGGGTGGGCAGCAGCAGCGGATCGCGCTGGCGCGCGCGCTGGTTTTTGACCCGAAGCTTGTGCTGATGGACGAACCCCTTGGCGCTTTGGACAAGCAGCTGCGCGAACATATGCAGTTCGAGATCAAGCATCTGCATGAAAGCCTTGGGATCACCGTGGTCTATGTGACCCATGATCAGGGCGAGGCGCTGACGATGTCGGACCGGATCGCCGTGTTCAACGATGGGCGCATCCAGCAGCTGGCCCCGCCAGCCGACCTTTATGAGCGGCCCGACAACAGTTTCGTGGCGCAGTTCATTGGCGAGAACAATCGGCTGGAAGGCACGGTTGAGGAGATTCGCGACGGGCGCGCGCTGGTGAAGCTGGCGACGGGCGAGGTGATCGACGCGACGCCTGTGAACGTGCAGTCCGTGGGGCAGAAGACGCTGGTGTCGATCCGGCCTGAGAGGGTGGAGTTCAAGACCGACCTGCTGCCTGCGGATGCGCATCTGATCGAGGCTGAGGTGATCGAAGTTATCTATATGGGTGACCTGTTCCGCACCGTTCTGAAAGTGGCGGGCCATGATGACTTTGTCATCAAGAGCCGCAACACGCTGGGCCAGCGGGTGCTGACCCCCGGCGAGAAGATCAAGATCGGCTGGGCGCCGCAGGATGCGCGCGCGCTTGACCCGGTCTGA